A window of the Candidatus Dadabacteria bacterium genome harbors these coding sequences:
- a CDS encoding valine--tRNA ligase: MEKSYNPAEVERRVYDFWISSGLHKSEIKDSAEVFSIVIPPPNVTGSLHIGHALNNTIQDILVRYKRMNNFDVLWVPGTDHAGIATQMMVEKNLASEGLTKNDLGREKFLERIWQWKENSGNRITEQLKRLGALPDWEMERFTLDEGLSEAVREVFVDLYSQGLIYKDKRLVNWDPKLRTAISDLEVEQRETQGNYWYIRYPIEGDDGLFVTVATTRPETMLGDTAVAVHPEDPRYADLVGRNAILPLVGRNIPVIADEYSDPEKGTGAVKITPGHDFNDFEVGKRNGLDILNILDERAHVRGDVPEKYVGLERFEARKAVIQDLEEGGFLVKVEQTTHTVPYGDRSGVIVEPWLTDQWYVNTKELAAEAISYVERGEIRFYPEFWENTYFEWMRNIEPWCISRQLWWGHRIPAWYGPDGEVFVAVNEREAAASAKKHYGEEVKLVRDPDVLDTWFSSGLWPFSTLGWPAETEALRHYYPTSCLVTGFDIIFFWVARMIMLGLKFMKDVPFRDVYVHGLIRDAKGRKMSKTTGNVIDPIDVIEKYGADALRFSLAALAAQGRDIKLTFPVIEGYRNFMNKIWNATRFVFMNLEPEMIHDSDLNNSCLSVPDRWILSRLNFTLAEVEEFIEDYEFDKASQVLYHFIWDDCCDWYLEISKFSLYGDDSESKKTTLNVLVRVLVRSLRALHPFTPYITEEIFRIFREKGVNLPKGEGLDSKSILETRYPKPKESEIFKEESGQIELVKSVVTGIRNLRAIVGIHPSEKVSIHLNSESSEVGDVLRENLEIILGMASLADCVVCGEDIQGKTVSEVVSGVEIIMPVENLLDLEKEISRLSKDLAKVTQELKKTEGKLANRDFIKRAPEDVVEKEKGKLDEFQNHKKKLEEILGKLSDI; this comes from the coding sequence ATGGAGAAAAGCTACAACCCTGCCGAGGTTGAACGGAGAGTTTATGATTTCTGGATCTCATCGGGACTTCACAAATCCGAAATAAAAGACTCGGCTGAGGTTTTCTCAATTGTCATCCCCCCACCCAACGTAACGGGATCGTTGCACATAGGCCACGCTCTTAACAACACCATTCAGGACATTCTCGTCAGGTACAAGAGAATGAATAATTTCGATGTTCTCTGGGTTCCAGGGACCGATCACGCGGGTATTGCTACCCAGATGATGGTTGAAAAAAATCTTGCCTCCGAAGGACTCACGAAAAACGATCTGGGCAGGGAAAAATTCCTTGAACGAATTTGGCAATGGAAAGAGAACTCCGGCAACCGAATAACAGAACAGTTAAAAAGACTCGGAGCGCTTCCCGACTGGGAAATGGAGCGGTTCACCCTTGATGAGGGGCTTTCAGAAGCGGTGAGAGAAGTTTTTGTCGATCTTTACTCTCAAGGACTTATTTACAAGGACAAAAGGCTTGTCAACTGGGACCCCAAGCTCCGTACGGCTATATCGGATCTGGAAGTGGAGCAGAGAGAGACTCAAGGGAACTACTGGTATATAAGATATCCGATAGAGGGAGATGATGGCCTGTTCGTTACTGTAGCTACAACACGTCCTGAGACCATGCTTGGAGATACTGCAGTCGCGGTTCATCCTGAAGATCCGAGATACGCCGATTTAGTGGGCAGAAATGCTATTTTGCCTCTTGTTGGAAGGAATATCCCGGTAATAGCTGATGAGTACAGCGACCCAGAGAAGGGTACGGGAGCCGTAAAGATAACTCCGGGACATGATTTTAACGATTTTGAAGTCGGAAAACGTAACGGTCTTGATATATTAAACATTCTTGACGAGCGGGCACACGTAAGAGGTGATGTCCCCGAAAAATACGTGGGACTTGAAAGATTTGAGGCTAGAAAAGCCGTAATCCAGGACCTTGAGGAAGGAGGTTTTCTGGTAAAGGTTGAGCAAACCACCCACACGGTTCCCTACGGCGACCGCTCCGGGGTGATCGTAGAACCTTGGTTGACTGACCAGTGGTACGTAAACACAAAAGAACTTGCCGCTGAGGCCATTTCATACGTAGAACGAGGTGAAATACGTTTTTATCCGGAGTTCTGGGAAAACACTTACTTTGAATGGATGAGAAATATAGAGCCTTGGTGTATCTCGAGGCAGCTTTGGTGGGGTCACCGAATACCCGCATGGTACGGACCTGACGGGGAAGTTTTCGTTGCCGTGAATGAGCGCGAAGCTGCCGCTTCCGCGAAGAAGCATTATGGTGAAGAGGTCAAACTCGTTAGGGATCCGGATGTGCTGGATACGTGGTTTTCTTCCGGGCTCTGGCCTTTTTCCACCCTTGGATGGCCAGCGGAGACTGAAGCGCTCAGGCATTACTATCCGACATCGTGCCTGGTTACCGGATTTGACATTATTTTCTTCTGGGTCGCGAGAATGATAATGCTGGGACTTAAGTTCATGAAAGATGTCCCTTTCAGGGATGTTTATGTGCATGGCCTTATACGGGACGCAAAAGGTCGCAAGATGAGCAAGACGACGGGCAACGTAATTGATCCTATTGACGTGATCGAAAAATATGGTGCCGACGCGCTTCGTTTCTCGCTTGCGGCACTTGCAGCTCAGGGAAGGGATATAAAGCTTACCTTTCCTGTTATCGAGGGATACAGGAACTTCATGAACAAGATATGGAATGCTACCAGATTTGTGTTTATGAACCTTGAACCGGAGATGATTCACGACTCCGATCTCAACAACTCTTGCCTAAGTGTTCCTGACCGATGGATTCTCAGCAGGCTCAACTTCACCCTCGCCGAAGTTGAAGAATTCATTGAAGACTACGAATTCGACAAGGCTTCTCAGGTGCTTTATCACTTTATATGGGATGATTGCTGCGATTGGTATCTTGAAATATCCAAGTTTTCGCTTTATGGAGACGACAGTGAATCTAAAAAAACCACTCTTAACGTACTCGTGCGGGTCCTGGTACGCTCCCTGAGGGCGCTCCATCCTTTTACGCCCTATATTACGGAGGAAATATTCCGAATATTCAGGGAAAAGGGAGTCAATCTTCCTAAAGGAGAAGGTCTTGATTCAAAGAGCATTCTTGAAACACGGTATCCAAAGCCGAAGGAAAGCGAGATATTTAAAGAAGAGTCCGGGCAGATTGAGCTTGTAAAAAGTGTTGTAACTGGAATAAGAAACCTGCGTGCCATCGTGGGAATTCATCCCTCGGAGAAGGTATCAATCCACCTTAATTCCGAAAGCAGCGAGGTAGGAGATGTTTTAAGGGAAAACCTTGAGATTATCCTGGGTATGGCTTCTCTTGCAGATTGCGTTGTTTGCGGAGAGGATATTCAGGGTAAAACAGTCTCGGAAGTTGTTTCGGGGGTGGAGATAATTATGCCGGTTGAGAATCTGCTTGATCTTGAGAAGGAAATTTCCAGACTGAGTAAGGATTTGGCAAAAGTTACGCAGGAACTTAAAAAAACCGAGGGTAAACTTGCGAACAGGGATTTCATCAAACGTGCTCCCGAAGACGTTGTGGAAAAGGAAAAGGGGAAACTGGATGAATTTCAAAACCACAAGAAAAAGCTTGAAGAGATTCTCGGGAAACTTTCAGATATATAG